In Citrobacter sp. RHB25-C09, the following proteins share a genomic window:
- the mukE gene encoding chromosome partition protein MukE encodes MSLTNIEQVMPVKLAQALANPLFPALDSALRSGRHVGLDELDNHAFLMDFQDYLEEFYSRYNVELIRAPEGFFYLRPRSTTLIPRSVLSELDMMVGKILCYLYLSPERLANEGIFTQQELYDELLTLADEAKLLKLVNNRSTGSDVDRQKLQEKMRSSLNRLRRLGMVWFMGHDSSKFRITESVFRFGADVRSGDDPREAQRRLIRDGEAMPIENHLQLNDESDDNQADSGEEE; translated from the coding sequence ATGTCATTGACAAATATTGAACAAGTGATGCCGGTTAAGCTGGCGCAGGCGCTGGCGAATCCGTTATTTCCGGCGCTGGATAGCGCATTACGCTCAGGTCGCCATGTTGGCCTGGATGAGCTGGATAATCATGCCTTTTTAATGGATTTCCAGGATTACCTGGAAGAGTTTTATAGTCGCTATAACGTGGAGTTAATTCGTGCGCCGGAAGGGTTTTTCTACCTGCGTCCGCGTTCAACGACGCTCATTCCGCGTTCCGTCCTGTCCGAACTGGACATGATGGTGGGCAAAATCCTCTGTTATCTCTATCTCAGTCCCGAGCGACTGGCGAACGAGGGGATTTTTACTCAGCAGGAGCTGTATGACGAACTTCTGACGCTGGCCGACGAAGCCAAACTGTTGAAACTGGTGAATAACCGTTCGACCGGCTCCGATGTGGACCGTCAAAAACTCCAGGAAAAAATGCGTTCATCTTTAAACCGCCTGCGCCGCTTAGGCATGGTGTGGTTTATGGGACATGACAGCAGCAAATTCCGCATTACGGAATCGGTATTCCGCTTTGGCGCGGACGTACGTAGCGGTGACGATCCGCGAGAAGCGCAGCGCCGCTTGATCCGTGATGGTGAAGCGATGCCAATCGAAAACCATCTACAGCTCAATGATGAGAGCGACGATAATCAGGCGGACAGTGGAGAAGAAGAATAA